A genome region from Bacillaceae bacterium IKA-2 includes the following:
- a CDS encoding CtsR family transcriptional regulator — translation MKNVSDIIEHYLKSILTESNRDLIEIKRSELAEQFQCVPSQINYVISTRFTIGKGYLVESKRGGGGYIRIIKIKTHSKAELYDQIIVLLGEKISQNSSEDIIYRLYEEKAITKREANIIQSAIHRSVLNLQLPYRDQLRASILKAMITTLKYEYE, via the coding sequence GTGAAAAATGTATCTGATATAATCGAGCATTATTTAAAGAGCATTTTAACCGAAAGTAATCGTGATTTAATTGAAATTAAGCGAAGTGAATTGGCTGAGCAATTTCAGTGTGTTCCCTCTCAGATTAATTATGTTATTAGTACAAGGTTTACTATAGGAAAAGGCTACCTAGTTGAAAGTAAAAGAGGTGGCGGTGGGTATATTAGAATAATAAAAATAAAAACTCACAGCAAGGCTGAACTGTATGATCAGATAATCGTTCTTTTGGGGGAAAAAATAAGTCAAAATAGCAGTGAGGATATTATTTATCGACTTTATGAAGAAAAAGCAATTACAAAAAGGGAAGCTAATATCATTCAAAGTGCTATTCATCGTTCAGTATTGAACCTTCAATTGCCATATCGTGATCAACTAAGGGCTAGTATATTAAAAGCAATGATAACTACATTAAAATATGAGTATGAATAA